The genomic DNA CCCAGTAAGGGGCACACAAGTTCCCAAACCATTCCAGGACATGGCGCCCTGTGGGCACACAGTCCTtggtgctggggagctgggggcGTTTTGCTCAGTCTCAGACATGGATGAAATTACAAAACTTCTTACTGGTTCTTTCCATGATGTTTCCCTTAGGAACACATAAGATTCACTGCATTTAATGCAGGTTCTGCCTATGCCTTGCCCATGCAGCTGCTTATGGATAGGGATGGAGTTCTGCAGACagtaaaagggaagaaatttgTCAGTGGAACTGAATCGTAACTGCAGAATAGTACAGTGAGACAAAGAGAAAACTATCTTAAAACCAAGGCTGCACTGAAATGGGATTAATATTCATTTCAGGCCTCCTAAGAAAATATCTTCCGAGTTACCTGGGTGATAAAGTCTTGATGTTCTCAAATCATACCGCATGCATTTAATCTATTGTTAGGAAGGAAGATCACAGAGCACACCTGCAGTTCCTTCTGTCAACTAGCTAGGCCGACAGCAATTCCAATTGCAGTACAATTTGCAGTTGAGGAGTTGAGGAGTTTTTAATTCCATTGCAGTAGAGTACTACGTTCTTACGGCCATTTCTAATagtcatagaatcgtttgagttggaaagaacaCTTAAAGgccattgagtccaaccccccctgcactgaacagggacacccacagctccatcaggtgctcacagccccaaCAGCCTGACCACtggtgtctccagggacagccACACCAACAGCCCAGAAACATGGCTCGTAGGCACACACCAAGATGGCAGCCTGAGCACCATGCCCACAGCTCGTTCCAGCCACAAGGAGCCAGTGGGGcacagctggtgctgcagcacaacCTGGGCCTCAGTGGGGGGATGGCAGTGACATCTCTGTGATGAAAGATGTGAAAGTTCATCAGTCCTGACCCACATACAGGAAGTGTGAGTAACAGTCTGAGGCAGagttgaagaagaaaaaaaggatgggCATGGAAGCCCTAAGTGACAATCTGTATAAAATACTCAATTTAGTGCACGAATATGAAATCTGTTTACAAATCCAAGGAAGAGATgcacagaagaacaggaaaattatatttaattttctattaaacTTCCAACCAGAATACATGTTCCcaaaacagaagttaaagcTTTTACAGGTAAGAAATTTATAATGACCAACACCAGATTTTCTCAGGAGAAAACAGGTAAACATTGATTTTattccctctctgctctcctgacAAACCTTACCTTTGTTCAAGATTAAGTGTGACCAAATTCTGTAAATCTCAAAGCAATCTCTAGCTACCTGTGGACAGCTTTAACTCCAAAGTAGTTataagaaaagtattttatagcAAATTCCTGAAGGctaatttaaaaacattgttAGAGATCCCCCTTAATAAGACCATTTTAAtttaagcagcagcagatttgtTAGAAGTATGAAAGCATTCATATGATCTCCTATTACAGTCtttcaaaaatgcaaatttaagTGATAAATCAAACTATTTCTAACCTTGCTCACTCTCTTCCCAACCTGAACAACACTATGCAGCCTCCATCAACTCTGAGTTTTATTAAATTTTTCttagattaaaagaaaaatctgttctcaTAATACAAACCACAAAGCATTTGCAAGAGTTATTGCCTCAAGCTTAGCCTAAAAATCTTTGCCATCTACAAACTGATGGAATTTATTAAGCGTTAAGGTCTCTAATCACTGATTTTAGATGAGAGGTCCAAATAAGCCCTGTCTGTGTCATGTTATCAACATCCAGCATCATTCTAATTTGCTGTAAAGAGAATGAAGTAGCGACTGTTACTTCAGCAAGCTCAAAGTTTAGCTTTCCCTGGCTGAAGTTGTAGGTTTTGAAGTTTCATTGCCATGCCCATGTTCCCAGATATCTTCAATTTGCCTTGAAAGAAGGcctagagagagagaaaaaaacaaaagcatgaaatGCAATAGCAATGCAACTCATGACCCAGTCATACTCCTCCCAAAAGTTGTGTTGTTATACTCCTGTAGGTGTTGGCCTGCAATACTGTAATTCCAACAGTCCTATCAGACTCCTGGCATTCATCAGCAATTGTTATTTTCTGACActaaaaggaagaacagaagcCTGGGACAGTATACTGCCTATCTTTGTGATAGCTGAAGAGAATAGACTTGGTTCTGCACATCACTTGTGTTATCAGAAAGCCCTCCCAGCCATGCAGTTTTAGAGGAAGGGATTTATTCAAGTAATTTAAGCTGAAATATGCTTCCAAAATATCAGTATTATCACACTTTCATCTGTGTTACACTTACTGTCTGAGGATTCATTTTGCCAGTCATCAGAGCTAACAAATCAGTGTCAGCCATTGTAATTGTACAGTCTGCTTTCTTATCTGTAAAACAGAGATGACTATAAGATTCAAACAGACAGAACAGGAACACAAGCTGCAAATCCCCAAAGAATCTGCCAGCACTCCAGATCAGCACAATGGTACCTGAAGCACTCTGAAATAAAGGCCATTAAAAAACATCAATAAGAGATCACTTAAGAGCCAACATGCATCTGAGCTGTATTGTAGCACAGACCACCTCAATGCTGAAGGAAGATGAAGCTTTCTGAAAAGTGCCAAGCAAACCCATCCGTTAAAACAAAATCTACCTGTAATCACGTCGAATATTAATTACAAGTGTTCACAATCATCCTAAGTTTCACCAAGCTAGTAGTATAATCAACACAAAATGAAGGTGCTTTCCCTGATGCTTTCCAAAGATACTTACCATTGAATTTCACTACCTTCTACTCAAGTGGGAACACGGGCATTCCAAAAGCTCTCATTTGAATTAATTGAAATAAAGAAGGTTTTTGCATCTTCTTACAAGAAATGActggatatttttaaacatccaGATTTAAGTATTAATGCATATAGTAAAGGGCTAAAACCTTCACACACCTTTTCCTCCAGTCACTGTATTACTAAACCTAAGTCTTTGATAAAATCTTGCCCACGCAACAGAAAAGTGCTTTTCTCTCCATAATATCCTAGATAAATGAATTCCAAATCAATTTCTTCTCAcgtttttaattaaaagctttaTAACACAGGATCATGGGCAGACAAAATTTTGAGAACCGAATGTTATCTTTGGCCTGATCTTTACATTAAAAGGATGCAGGTATTAGACAAGACACTTCCATGGCAAAGGTACAAATCCTTCGCCTCCAATACTTTTATTgaaaacccaccaccaccacccagtCCTCAagtcttatttatttatgtccatgcagttgtttttaaaatggacCTAAAGTTTATGTCAGCTAGTACAGCACTGAAATCAGATAAGTTTTATTGCTTAACTagctgcagagaaggaactAGACAAGATAGACCAGTCTACCACCTACTGGTGTCTCCCACAAAGCACctgacaaaacagaacaaaaactaaCAAATAAGAAGCCACACACACAAACCCACAGAACAAGAGTTCTGTTTACTTCCCTCCGGGTCCCTGTGGGAGTTGAGTGACCTGGCTGACAGGTACCTCTAACAAAACATGCACCTACACACACAGAATTCACAGGAGGAGAAATCTTGGTCCTAAACACCATGGAATAGAAGTGTCAGTATTAAGAAAAGTTTATAACTAAAGTAACACTAACTCCAGTTTTGTTCAACATCACTATCgcttcagcagaacagaagtTTATAATCACCTTATTCATCTTCTGCAATGACATGACAAAAATAACACTGACCTGCATTAACTGCTACTGAGCCTTTACCATTCTTCACGTCTACTATCCAAGTCGCCTCCTTCCCACCAGGACCATCTTTTATTTTGAAGGCAAAGACACCACCAATTTTCTTGACAAACTGCTCTCCTTCCTGTAATGGACACGTAATATGCACATTAGTCATCTTCTTCAGAAGAATATTAAAACAgttcaaatgctttaaaaaaactTCACTCTTTCTACTAACAACTTCTATTACCTACAGAACTATTGCTTTCCTTCTACTAGCCTTTACTTAAACAACCAATGAGAAAACACACCCATGGCCATCTTTCTCTATTAAAATCTatccagcaaaacaaaaaaagacaattgCCCCAAAGGTCTTATCTTGCTGTCTACCAAAGtgtgatttcttcttttactcATGCCTACAAAGCAATAGATAACAAACACGTTGGTGTGAGTTCCTTGTATATGGCTTAAATGTGTCTCTACGCAAATACTCTTGTACAGATAAGGGCTGTCTGAACAAAATGCTTTATGGTTCAGAACTGAAAGACATCTGACAGGGAACTGTTTCaacaagcagcactgaaaaggtGATTTATGGTACTGTATTTCCTCCAGGTTTTGCACATGTCCTGTCACAAATTAAAAAGGCTACAGGTAAAAGTAGTCCCAGAATACCTCTTGGAGCTTCTTTTCTATCTCTTTGAAGACCAAGTCTGACTTAAATCCATCAACAGCTGCGCTGAGAGGCACAGCCGTAACTCGGCCAtcactggagggaaaaaaagaaaagaaaaacacatttaatcACATTTTGAACATCTTCAAATTACTGCAAACAGGCcaacaccactgagaagagccacACTGATACAACACAGGGCAACCCCACTAAATCCAAGCAGAACTGACTTCCTGAGGGTGAGGCAGCAGTGTCACAGCCacctccagcacacagctgcttcAGATGTGCAGGCAGGACTTGTGGCAAGGAAAGTAAAGCACCCAGATCAACCAGCCAACTCTATCGCCACACTGTGTGCAAAGacagaaacagcacaaacaCCGCCTCAAGGACTACATGGACtacttttggttttttttgttgtcatcaAATAAACTCCTTTACAGAATGGATCCAGAAGTTCAGTTATTGTATTCCCAGAAACAATCCTAAGTTCTGCCACCTTGCTTAAGAACATTTTGTAGTTAACATTATTTCTAGCTTCAATTTACAGTGGAAGCTTCAAAGATTCACTGCCCCATCACAGCTAATATGCCAGaagtcttttctttccccagaagAGTGAGACTcaatcatttttattgtttcgAATACCTTCTATGAAATAGGTTGATACATTAAGTACCCAGTCAGTTGGTTACaacttttattttgtgtatttaaaaaattaactgACTACAGTATCTATTTTGGGGGATTCTGCAACTGCCAAGAAAACCTTCAGCCCTAAGGGTCACTGGGCTCTGATTTACTTCCCACTTTCCCACTGAGAGCATTCCTGTATTTTGTGTACCTTCTCAACAAACCATCATCAAATCCAATGCTAAATGTCCTGCCCCAGCTCATACAAGACAGCAGTCATTCAGAGACCATCAGCGCTGCTTCCCCTTTTCCCTCACAATTCACATGCACCTGTTTGCTGTTTCAGAAGGTACTGAGCATTGCTCCTGATCCCGCAGAGCCATCAGCCCACATCTCTACTCTGCACACCCCTGACAGGAGCATGACAACTAATTCCACATTTGTGCAGGAGCACCTGGAGATTAATTGGGTATAGAAACATCCAAAGAAACAGCAATTCATGCAGTTTGTAATTATCATCATCTTCTCTCTTCGAACCAGAGTTCAAAGCTGTGGTCAGGTACGACACTGCTGAAGTGACAGAATCACTTAAAGAAGTGCTGCCAGAACTTATCTGCGTGGTGCTACGAGCAAAGCGCTCCAGTAGATGTTTGCTAGGGGAGCAATTGTAGGGACTGTGTCATTTGAAGACAACACATAGCTGCTAATAAATGAAGGATGTACCTGCAGGATTTAAAGCTGCAAGGTAgctataagaagaaaaaaaaaaaaagcagcactgttttaAGAACTAATCCATAACAAATCAAGTTCTATCATTTACATCTTAAATTCTTGGCAACTCTTACCAAACCCACAGGTTACGGGCAGGATCTGAATCTAATGAGTGGGTCTGTGCAGATCTCATAGCAGTGCaatgctgctgcctttccctcacTTACACAACGCACAGCACGGCTCAGTTACGTAACTGCTGCCTCAACACATCAGCTGCACTGTTTCATTCCAAAGTCTCTTACACGTTGATGGAACTCCCTGTGCCAAAGCCTTTCAGAGAGCAAGGGATCAGCAAACAACATCAGTGCAGGTGAAACATGGACTGCAGAGGCTATGAGGCCCCAGCGCTACCAGGGCTGTGGTGTTctgcccctggaggtgcccaCAGCCacggcagcagagctgtgctgggaaggcaCTGAGGTGCCAACTCGACTGCTCTGTGAGTCTCTGCCTCAGGATGCACCTGTGAAATAATGAAGGCAATTCTCTATGCCAATGAAAGTGAATATAGGAAATATCGCCTATAGGAAATAAAGGCATTTCTTTGGGAGAACCTTCATCTGCAAAGCCTCCCACAGCTGACAGGAAGGCACTGTCCCTCGGCGCCTGGAGGTGCACCTTGTACCCACAGACAGCGCACTGCccccacagctccctgtgctcacacGGAGTTTTACAAAGCTCAAAGCGACAGAAAAGCAGGGCACGGCCTACAGCATCGCCCTCAGAAAGCATCGCCCTCAGACTGCCAGCTGCGCCCAGTCGGGCTCTGAGCAGCAAGCCCCGGCTACAGCTCGTGCCTTTCCCCCACGGAAAGGCAGGTCGCGGTGCCGGCAGCAGATCGTCACGGACACCCGGCCTCGCGCACACACACGGTGCAGCCCCGCCGCTCGGAGCCGCTTCCCGTGCCGCACACACCACCCCATTCGGGGCTCTGTCCCCTTCAGGCCCGGCGCTCACCTGGCGGCTCCAGGGAAGCCCATGGCGTACAGCGTCACCACCACAGCCCCGCCGAGGCCCAGGTTGTGCTGCAGAGCCCGCCGCGCGCCGCCTACCTGCCGCTTCCCGGCCAGGCCGCgcagctgccagcagagttCGGCGCACTGCGCCAGGCCTGAAACATCGAGCACAGAGCGCGTGTGGGCGGGAAGGAGGGGCGGCGGGAAGGAGGGGGGCGGCGCCGGGCGGGAAGCTCACACGCGGCTGGGATCGCGGCTGTGGTAAATCTCTTCAAAAGCTCAGCTTTAAAGCACGACAACGAATAAAAGTTATTGAAGCGAGTCCCGCTTTTGCCCGTGCAAACAGCAGTGGGAAGCACCCGCCTGCCCCAAAACAGCTCCGCGCCTGAAGGTGTGACTGAGTGCGATGTGTTTTATTACCTGTAGCACCGAGGGGATGTCCCTTGGAAATCAAGCCACCACTAGGATTAATGACCCATTTTCCTCCGTAAGTGTTGTCTCCTCTGTCAATCAGGTCACACGCTTTTCCTGATGGAACAACagttagaaaaagagaaatgctcagtgtttttttaaaacatcatttttcagGTCTAGCATCACAAACCAAAGACGCTGCAAATGCTTTCTGTCCGTCTAAGCCTTAGAAATacaccagcacagattttaCAAGGGCAGACTGAACTGAGACTCGGCTGACATGACTGGAGAGAGGGAACGCGGGAGAGGAGCCAGGTGTGGGTGCCTGGCACAAAGGCTTGTTTTAATTAGCGCTCAGGATACAGTGTGGAGATATGCCCAACACCACGCAGTCATTAGTTATTATACTAAGGAAGCTACCGTGAAATTTATaggttttcttttgtgaaagaaaGGTTAGTTGTAGTTAGTGACCACTGTGAAAACATCTTTGCTTTGTTATCTCTGAAAGGAATTACTTGCAGAATTGTCATCGATGCTGGGGGGCTGCATAACAATGTTTCCTGAAGGCCTATGAAGTTGTCTCATTGAGAATGCTCACTTAGTAAAATAAGTGACAACCTAGTGACACTACCATCCAATGACAAAAGTTCAATGTTTTCTCAAAGTCACATAACAAAATTAGAGAAAGACTGCATCAGATACTGCAATCCCAGAGCCCTTCATTGCCTCCTCCTGGTTGAAGAGCCACTCCTGTACAAACTTGCTGTGTGATTTCATACAGCTGTCCAACACACCAATTTGCCTTCTGTAGAAATCACAGCAATACACCAATCTGTTAAATACTTCCCACAGTTTGCACATCTTCTTTATGTTACTATACAGGCAGCTTGCCTTTTCCTCCAGGTTAGCTAATATGGTGTTCAAATCTATAATATCTGTCCAGTACACAACTCTAATTAATTATatgaagagataaaaaaaatatttgttaacaCTTTCCATTTTAGTAAAACAAAGAGCTTCACTGATGCTTTTACCTTCTGGGCAGAGTCCAAGAGCTTCGTAGGTAATGAACTCATTAACTGAGAAACAGTCATGAAGTTCAATCACATCGACATCCGTAGGTCTTAGGCCTGcctttttgaaacatttttctgcagcttttttagTCATATCATAACCAACctgcaagaaattaaaatatcattaaagAAGCAGCCATCCATTTCATTCCTTCTCTTAATTTTAATGTGCTGTTATTCATCCTGCGAGTGAAGATAAGCTGTTGGAGGTGGCATTTTCATTCACTTTAGTGCATCTCCTACCATAGCCCCTCATGACCGAACAACAGGTTATTCCAGCTCCAGAATTATATTAACATAAGGAAAATGGATTTAAGTTTTATTCATCTtataaacagagaaattaaacaaatagCTTTGCATGAGAAActacatttcttccatttcttccattCACATTTCTATTAAGTAGCCCTTAAATAATTACAcagatttttaatgtttatttatttctcagtgttaTTTCATAACTATGCTCTTTGCCCACTTCACCTGCCCAAATCAcagtttgcttgcttgctgatCGATGTTCTATGCTATCATTAGGACTTGCaggtattaaaaaacaaatcccaATTATTATGGACTGTAGGACCACAAACCTACCATCTTCATACAACTGTTCTCTTCAAATGTGCTTGGGAAATCAGTAGCCATCACCTGGGCCAGAATTTCCACAGCTTGAGGCTGTAACTTATATCTTTTCACAAAGTCCTCACTAGCcaaaactgcagctgcagcGCCATTTGATGTCGGactaatggaaagaaaaataaataatgtcaCCATTCTGAATTATTAATgttgaaaacaaaggaaaaaacgCATTTTGACTGATGCAATCGTAACTACAAATTCCATAAGTGTTTGCTGAAGACCTCcagttttttttattactgccCACTGCAGTAACATACATAGAAACTTTGAATAGGATGACATCtaagaaattagaaaatacttaaaatgaaCTGTAACTTCTAACTGAACAGTAAGCAAACTTTACTTCAATAGATGAACTACCAAACCTGTCTGAACAAGATTTCTTTCCCAATGCAAAGTTTTGTCCTTACCAACACTGTAAGACAGTCAAGAAATCAAAAATTTTGCGAGACTGCAGAACTTCATCTAACGTGTATTCCTTCTGGAACTGGGAATACCTGTGGGAAACAAAGATGCCATCTGAGTCGTAGTGCAGTCCTTAGAAGTAGGCATTACTAATAACTCACTATCATTCAACTAACTATATAGCTGTTTTACTGAGTAGAACACAGTGGATTCAGAATGTATAGCAGCTATAGCAGACAACACATTGTAAGTATTTCTAAGCATTACATCTGCTTTGCAGGAATTGCGTACAGGCAGCGTATGCTCACTATGGAGTTGGAGTGCTTTACTCACGGGTTGTTGGTTGAATGGCTGTGATTCTTCCATGCAATCTTTGCAAAGTACTCTGGATTTGTCCCTGGCAGGAGAAAGTAAGCCGTGTTGGAATACTTGCCTTAAACACAGCCTTCTAACCTAGCTTTCTAAATACTGTATTAGTGTCTACAAATTGGAACTTCACAAACAACTTTACAAAAGACTGcagcaaagctttcttttaATTCAACACAATTCTAAGAAAGGTGGTTGAGTTCTAGGTAACAGATGACTCTACTTGAATATTCAATGCTCCCTAATGTGAAAATAGAGAAATGTCTTTAACAATACCATATTTCTCCATATGTTCTTTGCCAGCATTTGCAAACATCTGCGGTGTTACTGGAGCACTTGCTAGGCCGtatttatttatcattatttctaaatgtttgTCCATTGGATTTGTTCTGTCCGAAAactaaaaagaagagaaatagctATAAAGCAAATCATAATTTCATTATTCCCGATTAACCCCGccttaaatgtatttttgccaaGTATTAAAAGCATCACGTTTGCTTCAAATTAATTCTAAAACACTCCATACTAAATCTGCACTTCATAGCTGCAATCAGAATCATAAAACTCGTTACAAATTTCtatgagtaaaaaaaataaaaggcttatTTTGTAACTATCTACAGCAGCATGTCAAACCAGCTCACATTCATGAGCATGTCTCAGGGAATGAGGAGGTGTTTTCTATCCATGAATACAGTGAGATACATAAGATGTTCAGTCACTTACACCTGAAGCAAGGGATCCTTTCGCCATTCTCTCAAAGCCAAGTGCCAGAACACAGTCTGCCAAACCTTAAAAGGAAAGTTTTGGCTATTCAGAACACAACATAGCTATAAATGACAATATGTACAATCAACTTTCTCATTACAATAAATATCCATTACCgttcttcctcccttctcaaTTTTTAAAAGTGGGACGGGGATGGTTCTGTTACAAAAACGTTACTACTGAAGACTAAACAAATCATCAGAGCACTTAGGGTTATTTTAGAACAGTCCTTGGCAGTTTGAGAACAAGTATCTTATCTGACCAAGCACTTGTATCTCTGCCAGTAATACTAGAATAATCGTAGGGAACCTTCCTGTAGTTGTTACAGAAACATAAGCAATCAGGTGCAAGAAAGTAGCAGAATCCACAAAGGAACTtaagaaacagaacaaggaaGTTATATTTGTAGAAATAAAGCCTGAGTTactcagctgcagagcaaaacAACTCACCTCCCTCTACCAGCTGTCTGGCCATGAACAAAGCAGTAGATCCAGTAGCACAGTTGTTGTTAACATTAATGATAGGAATGCCTGTTAAACCCAAACCGTGATAGATGGCCCGCTGTCCACAGGTTGAGTCGCCTTTATGCAAAGACAGAACATTAACACAGGACGTAACATTAACACAGTGCCACTCTTCAAGCCTGAAAGTCTGAGCTGTCATCTCGTCTATCTCTCAGCCACACACAACAGAAACCTCAGAAAGATACAAATCATCGGACTTTAAAAACCAGGAGTTTTTTATTATGTAAAACAGATGGGAAATTGATGGGATCCCCCTTCACTTCTCCACACAGACGTGGATAAACTTTACCCCCATTTGTGAAGTGTCACAGATCACACACGTCACGCACACGTCCCAAGCACAAGAGGATACTCACCATAAACATAACCCACACAGGCCTGCTCCACTGCTGAATACGGAATGCCAGCGTCAGCTAAAGCCTTCTGGCctaaagaattttaaaagttggggagaaaaagaaaaaagttcttaTAAAAAGCAGCTCTCACAATCATAACAAGCAGGCTTAGCTTAGCGTGTGTGATTCGTGCGTCTGCACAACAAGCAGAGCAGTGAAAGTTCTCCATTATAGGACATGAATGGTCCAAAAGTTCTGCATCCGAACAAAAGGATGTCAAGGCATCCTTTTGACTTCAGTCCCGTAAGGCTGCAGGGCAGTTGGGATTCACTTTCAAGTGGTCTTTCTTATCAGTTTTAGATTTTCGTCTGGCTTAAAATAGAGTTGGTGGTCAAGCTAAATGCTTTTCTACTGCTGACTTACCAGCCTCTTTAGCCAGGTCGGGATAATCAACACTGTTCTCACCAGGCTTTGcaaactgacaagaaaaaagcaataaacagaacaaatcaCTGAGATTTAACACATCCTTTGCTCAAATGGGAGTACCGGCCTTGACGACCCACCCAGAGACATACTGTGATCCTACGACTTAAGAGCTACTAAGGAACACGTTTGTAAGCAATCCAGTTTACTAACGTAAGCCATTTCACCGACCCAAAAACACTCGGCCAAAGTCCGCGTAGTTTTGGGAGCCGCCGCCAGGCCGCCCCGCACGGCCAAGGAACGAAGGAGCGGGCAGCGCCGGCACTGACAGCGCTACGCGCCGTCGGGCGTTCGTAGTTCACGCgctttctccttctgtttgtCCCCCTTCTCCCCCGCCGCGGGGTCGCACGGGTACCTTGGTCATACCGACGCCCACCACGAACACCCGTCGCCCCATGATGGCTGCAGAACCACCTCGCTCCTCGCAGACGCAGCGGGCGACAGCAGAGCGGAGGGGCGGGGCTTAGCGCCGACTGGGCGCGGCCTCGCTCGGAGGGGGCGGGGCTTCTTCTTAAAGGAGCCGTGGCCCGGGCCCGCCCCCCAGAGGACGGGGAGGAGCGGAGCCGGCCGAGGGGCGACATGATGCGGTTGGGGCGGGCGGCGCTCCGCTGGGGTAGCGGTGGGATCCATACGGCCGTCCCGCGGCGCGGCGCGGAGGTGCGAGTCGGCGGGGAAAGCGGCGGTGAgtccggcccggccccgctccgctgcGGCAACCCCGGAGCTCGGCGTGGGGCACGAGCTCttccgcggggccgggccggtGTCCCCAGCGTGCTCGGAAGTCACGCGTTGCGTGCCCGTGCCTCGCCCCGCCCTGAGCGGCCCTTCTGTCCCGGCCCTGGGAAGGCACCGCTGAGCGCCTCCGCGCCGCATGGGAGCGGAGAGGGAAGCGGCTGCTGGCGCTCTTCGTGCCCAAAGCGGCAGCCGATGATTTACAGATCGCAGCGCTGCTGTTCAGCTCGGACTTAGGAACTCTGAGCGCAGTCCCCTCTCCAGCGAGCTGACTGGAGCGCGAATGCAGTCTGTCACTTTCGTGCAAACTGCAGTTCCCACAAGATGTTTATTTTCGCGTTAAGAGATGGAGTTAAATCTGActataaaataaaacctgaattAAGTAGCGcttgaaacagaaatgtaatatagatttttttttctattactgcagtgcttctgcagcatATCCTTGgaggtgattttctttttaagatctACTTATTTATATTACTTGTAGCATTACTGAATTTCACAGTCACCTTGAATACAGGATTTCACAGACACCAACTTTCCCATATTTCGTGGTACTGCCACTTTTACATTCATCAGTTGTTTTAGAATATACTTTGTATACATTttcaggaaagagaagatgCAGCATATGCAGATATTGTTC from Lagopus muta isolate bLagMut1 chromosome 5, bLagMut1 primary, whole genome shotgun sequence includes the following:
- the SCP2 gene encoding sterol carrier protein 2, yielding MGRRVFVVGVGMTKFAKPGENSVDYPDLAKEAGQKALADAGIPYSAVEQACVGYVYGDSTCGQRAIYHGLGLTGIPIINVNNNCATGSTALFMARQLVEGGLADCVLALGFERMAKGSLASGFSDRTNPMDKHLEIMINKYGLASAPVTPQMFANAGKEHMEKYGTNPEYFAKIAWKNHSHSTNNPYSQFQKEYTLDEVLQSRKIFDFLTVLQCCPTSNGAAAAVLASEDFVKRYKLQPQAVEILAQVMATDFPSTFEENSCMKMVGYDMTKKAAEKCFKKAGLRPTDVDVIELHDCFSVNEFITYEALGLCPEGKACDLIDRGDNTYGGKWVINPSGGLISKGHPLGATGLAQCAELCWQLRGLAGKRQVGGARRALQHNLGLGGAVVVTLYAMGFPGAASDGRVTAVPLSAAVDGFKSDLVFKEIEKKLQEEGEQFVKKIGGVFAFKIKDGPGGKEATWIVDVKNGKGSVAVNADKKADCTITMADTDLLALMTGKMNPQTAFFQGKLKISGNMGMAMKLQNLQLQPGKAKL